AACTGTTTCATCTATTAAGTTAGTTCTTCCAACAATCCACAATCGTTCTCCAGGCTCATACGATGATTGAGCATTAGGAATAATAATGTCAATGTATATTGGTTCTGTTGTGAATTGCCAAACGTCCCCCTCTGTTTCATTTCCATAACTGTCCCTTGCAACTACTTTCCAATAATAGGTCATATTATAATCGAGTGAATCTACATGGATTTCACTTGTTTCCAAATCAGAATAGAGCAAAGGAGGGTTTTCATCAATCCCCACATATACATCATAAAAGATCTGGTCATAATCAACATCTTCAGATCTCCAATCCAGGGTAACAAAAATGTAGATCGAATCACTAAGGTTCTCCGGATATGGATCATAGGGAGGGACAGGCGGGTAGTTAATCTGGTTACCCATAACACATCGTACAGATAATCCCGCTTCCATGTCGAAAATGTCTTCCCTACATCTATATCTATTATGAAGCAATTCATAACCAACATTATCACCATAATCATCAATGAAAGTAGACCAAAAATAAGCACCGAATCCTATACAACCTGCATAAAGACCCCCACCAGGTTGAGCTGAAAAGCCACTCTCGTTGGTTGCACCGTAATTGGGTTCCAGCCATAATCCTGTACCTGCTTCGAGAGTACCGGTTGTCTTCATTTTACCACCAGCAATGTCCCCTCCTCCCAGAAACTCGCATAATACTTCCCAATCACCTCTTGAGGGAATATGCCATCCTTCTGGTGGGAGTCCGCGTTCGTCTTCAACAGCGTAAAAATTATACAATCGTCCATAGATCTCTTCATTCGCAGGATCTCCATTATAAATACATGAAGCACCGGATTGAAGTGTATCCCAAACGTTCAAATCATTTACTTCAGGGATAAGGTCACCGTTCTGATAATGAGTGACTTTCAGGTTCTCTGTCATCCACCATTGAGTGCCTATCTTTATCGTATTATATACATTCCCATCGATATCGGTTACTGTTCCGGTTACTGTCAGATATACATTTATTGGATCGGAGAAAGCATAATTCCCGTTTGCATCGACAGCTTTTGCATAGATCGTGCACTCAGTATTCTTGGAATTCTCAGTATCCCATTCATATTCATACGGTTCTTCTTCATCGATACAAACGAGTTGATCATTAATATAAATCTGAACAGAAAGTACTTCCTTATTGTCAGTAGCTTGAACTCGGATCGTATCAACCAATCCTTTGTAAATTATGGTATTATTCAAAGGATGAATTATCTTTACCGTTGGTGGTGTGTTATCTGAATCGGTTGTTCTATCACATGCAAACCAGCATAGTGCCAATATGCATGCCATCACAATATAACTTACTCTTTTCATGTTTCCCCACATGTTATTTTTAATTTTCACATCAAAAACTTTTTGAATTAAAATACTACTTTACTAAGACATTTTTTCTAAGGATAATTGTCAAGATAAGAATTCATGAGAAATGTGATTTTTTTAATTGGTGAAGTGATTTCCTTATTTCAAGGATAGAACCTTTGTTTTTTTGTATGCGGATAATACCAGTTGAGTAAGATATTTCTTTTGAGCCTTTACAAATATAAAAGTCTTGACTAAATTAATTCATAAAGAGCCCCTTCTTTAAAAGAAATAATTTTTGAATAGAGAAGTATTTAATTATGAAAAATCAGAAATCGCGAATAGAATCTCATTATGACCTTTAAGATTTGACACACCCAAAATATCACGTACATTACTTCATACTGATATGAAAGATATTACCCTGAATGCAGTCAAAAAATCCTTTGGCGGATATGACGTCCTGAAGAATCTCTCCTTCGAGTTGATTCATGGTGAAAAGATTGGGCTTATCGGCAGGAACGGCAGCGGCAAAACAACCATTTTCCGTCTGATTACCGGCTCTGAAGAGCAAGATGCAGGTTCCATAAGCATAGCACATGGCGCATCGATCGGTTATATCGAACAAATTCCCGTCTATACTGACGGCACTCAGGTCATCGATGTTCTCAAACAATCCTGCCAGCATATCTTCGATCTGCGCCGCGAGTTGCGAGAGCTTGAACAGAAAATTTCCAAAACTAAAGATCTTTCAGCTCAACAGAAACTCATGTCCAAATACGAGAAGAAGCAGCTGCGTTTTGAGCACCTTGAGGGTTATGATATCGATGTAAAACTTGAAATTGTCTGTACCGGTCTTAAAATTACTGAGGAAATGCTTAATAGAGACTATAATTCTCTCAGCGGTGGCGAAAAGACACGTGTTATGCTCGGGCAGATATTTCTTAACCATCCTGATGTGCTGCTCCTCGATGAGCCGACGAACCATCTTGATATCGAATCCATCGAATGGCTGGAAGATTTTATATCACAATATAAAGGAAGCGCAATTATCGTTGCACACGACAGATACTTCCTCGATGCAACCGTGACGAAGATCGTCGAACTCGAGGATGGAAAAGCCAAGACCTATAAAGGCAATTACTCGAAATATATTGAATTGCGGGATGAAGAAATTCGACGCCAATTTGCATCCTATAAGAACCAGCAAAAGAAGATCGAAGCGATGGAAGAAGCGATCAAACGATTCCGGGATTGGGGAACACGGAAAGACAATCCCGACATGTTCAAAAAAGCAATGAATATGGAACGTCGGCTGCAACGCATCGAGCGAATAGAGAAACCGACTGAAGCAAAAAAAATGGGACTCAACCTTTCATCCACAGAACGTTCAGGTAATGATGTGATAAAACTCCATGATGTGAGTAAAACATATGAAACACAAAAGGTGCTTCATGATCTGGAACTTTCTGTGTATTATCAAGATCATATTTGTATTCTCGGCAAAAACGGAACAGGCAAATCAACCATCTTCAAGATCGTTATGAATGAAATCCAACCTGATAAAGGAGAGGTCAGACTTGGCTCGCGCCTGAATATTGGATACCTTGAACAGGAAGTTCAATTTGATGATGATAACGAGCCCATTCTCGACGCATACCGCAGAATGTTCCCGATGCATGAAGACAAAGCCCGTACAGCACTTGCGAGATTCCTCTTCTTTGGTGATGATGTATTTAAAAAACTTGGAAACCTTTCCGGTGGAGAAAAGGTTCGTTTCCAGCTCTGTGTTCTCATGAAACGTAATCCCAATCTGCTGCTTCTTGATGAGCCGACAAATCATCTGGACATCGATTCGATGGAGATGCTGGAAGAAGCGCTTTCCGAGTACAGAGGTACTATTCTCTTCATATCACATGACAGGTATTTTATCAATAAGATCGCACACAAAGTTCTTGAGCTTGAAGATCATACACTGCATGAATATCTCGGAAATTACGATTTTTATAAACAGAAGAAAACTGAAAATTCTTCCACTTTTCATCCAGAACCCGTTATGCAAAAAAAACCTGATTCTCAACTCGATCACGAGTCTCGAAGAAAAGCAGCCAATGAAGAGAAAAGCAGAATAAGGCGACTCAATGAAATCGAGAAGCAAGTAGAAATTATTGAAGAAAAGACAGCGCAGATCGAGAAGGATATCGAAGTATTTGGTCGTGATTATGAGAAATTACTCGAACTATATAAAGAAAGAAATGAATTGCAAAAATCGCTTGATGCATTATTAAAAGAATGGGCAGAACTCGATGCCCGTCAGCAGGCAAACTAAGGAGCAAATATGCCGATCATAACTTTGGAAAATGCCGATGAATTATCAAAAGAGAAGAAACAGCTTTTGATTAAAAGATTGACAGAAGTTGTGTCCGAAATTACAGGAAAAAACGAAAAATATATCTATGTCCGAATTGATGAAGTTCCACGTGAGAACTTTGGCATCGGTGGAAAGAGTTTATCATAAATGATTGTAACAATACATTATTTTTCCCGAAATTTTAAAGGCAGCTATTCGTTCCGGAGGTGTTATGAGAATCTTTAAAAGAAGCGTTTTGCTTTTTATCTTTCTTTTCCTCATCTGGTTCCTTCTTACAGGATTCAAAACTCAGGAACTCATTGCTGGTGCAGTCGTTGCACTCCTTATTACGGTGATCTATAATTCGCAAACACTGGCATTCGAAGAGTTTAAATTAACCCCCAAATCTTTTGTATACAGCATTATTTATATTTTCATTTTTATCATCGAGCTTTTAAAATCTAATTTTGATGTTGCATCCCGAGTAGCCAGCCCCACTTTGCCGATCAATCCCGGCATAGTGAAAGTGAAAACAAAATTGAAATCAAAAATGGGGCGTCTCATTCTTGCAAACTCAATCACTCTAACCCCTGGCACGTTAACAGTGGAAACAAAAGACGAGTTTTTTTACATTCACTGGATCAATATTTCTACTGAAAATATTGAAGATACAAGCAAAGAAATCATTTCTCGTTTTGAACGATACCTGGAGGTGATCTTTGGCTGAAGTTATTATTTCAATTGCTGGTTACATAGCGCTTGGAGCTCTTGCACTTTCATTTATTCGAATGATCATTGGACCGACCACTGCGGATAGAGCTGTTGCGTTGGACACCATGACCATCATCAGTATTTCTTTGATCGCATTTATTGCATCGAGGTCGATGAAGATCATTTATCTTGATGTTGCAACGGTCTATGCACTTATCAGTTTTCTTGGTGTTATCGCTGTTGCCCGTTACATTGAAAGGGGGATTTAATGAATCTCCTCGATATTATCGGCGCAATTATAACACTGATCGGTTCGCTGTTCCTGCTTCTTGGTTCGATCGGGATCCTGCGCATGCCCGATGTGTATAACAGAATGCAGGCAGGAACAAAAGCTACGACGCTGGGAAGCATGCTTTTCCTTCTTGGACTTGGTCTTTCATATATTGAATGCGGATGTATCGGCAGGATTATTATTTTGATCCTCTTTATCATTTTTACGAATCCAATTTCATCTCATGCGCTTGCACGTGCAGCCCATCATGCTGGTGTGAAGCTGACTGAAAAATCAGTACGGGATAATCTCCGGGATGATGAACAAAAGGAAGGAGCTCGAACATGATCATTGCATTTATTATTGTTTTAGGAATCATCATGATCCTTGCTGCCGTCATTGCTGTGATGTCAAAGAATCTCCTTACTGCGATCATTGCTTCTGGTGTGATCAGTCTTCTTGCGAGCATCATCTATCTCATTCTTTCTGCACCTGATGTAGCAATGACCGAAGCTGCAATCGGTTCGGGACTTACAACAATAGTCTTCCTCTATGCCCTCAGCAGAATAAAGAAGATCAACAGGGAGGTGGATGATGATTAAGCGCATACTGATCATTGCAATTCTCATTCTCATTGTTGTCATCTTTCTTCCTTTTGTGAAAAATATTGTTTTGAAGGATTCACTCAATTCTCTCTCATCAGATTATATCGAAACCACCTCCAAGGATCTCAAGGCTGCAAATATTGTAACTGGGGTTGTTGTCACATTCCGTGGACTCGATACCCTTGGCGAGGTTACGGTTCTGTTCATTGCGACTGCCGGAGTTGGTTTTCTGCTTCGAAGAAAGCATGAAAAGAGCGGCAAAGTTAAAAAGCGTCCTGCTTCTGAGATTCTCTCGACAGGAGCATCATTCCTGTTTCCGCTGGTGATCTTTTTTGGCGTGTATATTTTTCTTCACGGACATCTCACACCGGGTGGTGGTTTTCAGGGAGGTGTTATCATTGCATCTGCATTCCTTCTTCTCCTTCTTTCAAATATACATTTTCAATTCAATCATAATATTCTGCATTGGGTTGAATCACTTTCGGGTGCAATCTATGTGCTGCTTGGGTTACTTGGATTGATCTTACTCGGTAGTTTTCTCGATCCCCGCTTCCTTCCTCTTGGCACACTTGGTAAATTGTTGAGTGCCGGCGCAATTCCACTGATTTACTCGTTTATAGGACTAAAAGTCGGCTCGGAACTCAGTAATATATTGGACAGCTTGAGAGGAGCAGAAGAATGAGATATACATTGATCCTCGGTTTCGTGCTGTTCATAATAGGTCTTTGGGGAATGTTGACTCGGAAGAATCTCTTTAAGATCGTCATCGGCTTTTCTATAATCGATACAGGCATACATCTCATCATCGTTACCATTGGCTACTTGAAGGGAAAAACCGCACCAATTTTAGATAAGATGGTTACTCCCGGCAATGCAGTCCAGAAGGTTGTCGACCCCATTCCTTCTGCACTTGTTCTTACTGCCATCGTTATAGGGCTCGCAGTAACAGCACTTATGCTCAGTTATATCGTTCGACTTTACAAACATAAAAGATCTTTGTCGATTGAAGATTACAGGGAGTTGAAATGGTAGAACCAATCTTGATTTTTATCCTCTTTCTTGGGGCAGCATTCCTTTTAGCTCTGTTTGACAAAGTTCATAGAAATCTTTCTCTTTCGATCTTTTATGTCATTCTAATTGTTTCAACGCTTATCGCAGGAGAGTGGCTTTACAGGTTTATTTTTTCTTCTCAGCAGCCGGTCATGATCTTCACTGCTGGATTCAAACCACCTCTTTCAATTAATTTGCGAATGGGTATGGAAGAAGCATTTCTTCTCTTTTCGGTCAATCTTGCAGGACTTCTCAGCGCTCTTTATCTTAAGAGAACATTCTCTGAATCCAAAATTTATCCGCTCATCCTTTATCTTATGATGATCATGGGAGTGAACGGTATGGTAATGACCCGCGACCTGTTCAACTTGTTCGTTTTCATGGAAATTTCATCGATCTCGACCTATGCTATGATCACCCTGAAAGAGAACGAACTGCGACTTGCTTCGGGTTTTAAATACATGATCGCCAGCGGACTTGCGTCAGTATTGTTCCTCCTTGGCACGATATTTATATATCATGCAACCGGAACCTTAAATATCGATCAAATCATAGCGCAGAAAAGTCTCTTTGCTACCTCAATCGGATTTCTCTCTGTTTTCACACTCTTCACGTCATTGATCATCGAACTGAAACCCTTCCCTGCAAATGGCTGGGCTCTCGATGTATATCAATCGACAACCTCCGGAATTGTCTCGATCATCGCAGTTGTAAACTCAGCTGGTGTATTTTTTGCTCTCTATAAACTCCTTCCGCTTATTTCTCATGCACACCTGCCGTACATTGCAGGGATCGGTCTAGTCTCTTTCCTTTTCTCAAATCTTGTTGGTCTCAGGCAAACTGATGCAAAACGTCTCCTTGGATATTCATCAGTAGCACAGATAGGTTTGCTTATTACCGTTACAGCACTGACGAGATATCTGCATATCAAAACCTCGGCTTCACTTTTCATCATTGCTAGTATCTTTATCAGCAATTTCATCGCGAAAGCCGGTCTGTTCTGGATTGCCGGTATTATAAAGAAACGGCTTATTAACGAGTGGGGAATTCTCAAACATCATTCCGGATTACTCATCATGTTCGGAATTTTTATATGTGCTCTTATCGGCATCCCACCTTTCCCGAATTTCTGGGCGAAGTGGGAACTGGTACGGTACCTTGCGCTCTCAAAACTGCATATCTGGATAATTCTGATATTACTCGGTTCGCTGTTTGAAGCATGCTATCTTTTTAGATGGTTCGGAAAAACTATAAAAGCAGAAAGTGTTTCAAATCCAGTAAAAGCCCCAGTTTATAAAGAGGTACCTTTGATCGTTTTCTTTATTGCTTTGATCGCCATATCACTCGGAATTCCCATAAAAATATATAGATTTGATATTCTTCCAATGTTTCCGGTATTAGGATTTTTGATTCTGTATGTACTCGATTTTCTTCCATCCAAGATCAAAGCTCTTATTTCAATGATACTTATTGCAGGATACACTTACTACATCTATCCAATGCTTTCAGGACTCGGCTTGATCTTTGCCTTCATATTTCTTGCAGGAAGCTTCATCCAGCTTATTGCGACAATGAACAGAACGGAGTTGGAAAGAGGTTTCTTTCCCTTCCTCGTTGGATTGATTGTATCGATGGGTTCGATGCTGGTTGCACGAACATCTCTTGAATTCTTCTTTGCCTGGGAGATCATGACGATTTCGGCTTATATGCTTGTTCTTCGCGGTAAAAACGCAGAAAAACCATCACTGCTTTTTATTTTGTTCTCCCTTGCCAGCGCTTATCTGCTGCTTGGTGGATTAAGCTATGCCCACAATATTGAGTTCTCGCTCGCCGGCTTAGGCTCAATTCCCATTTCTGCAAACATACTTCCAATATCTGCCTTCATCCTGATTGTTCTCGGTTTTCTTATTAAGGTCGGAGCTATTGGACTTCATATCTGGCTTCCCGGTTCATATGCAGAAGCAGAGGATGATACGACATCTTTCATGTCATCTATCATGAGTAAAACCGGGATATTCGGGATATTACTAATGCTTCTCTTCCTCCTCAACATGAACATGTCCCACTCTGCATTACTTACAAGTATGCTTGGATGGATCGGCATTTTTACGATTTTCTTTGGTGCTCTTATGGCAGTGTTCCAGGAGGATGTGAAATATCTTCTCGCATATTCGAGTATGGGACAGCTTGGATATATCGTTCTCTGCCTTGCTGCAATGTCTCATCTTGGTTGGGTTGCAGGTTTATATCTAGCTGTAAACCACCTCTTTTTCAAAGGCATGATACTTCTTGCTGTTGCTGGAATCATTTCACGAGTTAAAACGAGGAATATGTACGAAATGGGAGGATTGATCAAAAAAATGCCTTTCTCTTTCATCTCTGCTCTTATTGGAATTATTGCACTTTCAGGCGTACCGCCGCTATCGGGTTTTGGCGCAAAATGGCTTATCTATACCTCACTTCTTGAGAAAGGGTGGTATTTTCAGGCAGGTTTGAGTTTCTTCGCCAGTGCAATTGCTTTCCTTTATCTTTTCCGCCTGATTCATACTATTTTTCTTGGGCAACTAAAACCGCAGCATAAAGACATCAAAGAAGCATCGCTATTTATTTTAATCCCTCAATTTATATTTATTTTCGCAATTATGGCAATATCGATGTACCCGAGTTTGATCATCAAACCATTAAGTAGTTTTATCAATCCATATCTTCCTGCAACTATTCAATGGCAGGGAAACACACTGTACAGCAGTTTGGGATACTGGAATGGCAACCTTGTCATGTACGTGA
Above is a genomic segment from Candidatus Cloacimonadota bacterium containing:
- a CDS encoding cation:proton antiporter (subunit F of antiporter complex involved in resistance to high concentrations of Na+, K+, Li+ and/or alkali), which codes for MAEVIISIAGYIALGALALSFIRMIIGPTTADRAVALDTMTIISISLIAFIASRSMKIIYLDVATVYALISFLGVIAVARYIERGI
- a CDS encoding DUF4040 domain-containing protein, whose translation is MIIAFIIVLGIIMILAAVIAVMSKNLLTAIIASGVISLLASIIYLILSAPDVAMTEAAIGSGLTTIVFLYALSRIKKINREVDDD
- a CDS encoding NADH-quinone oxidoreductase subunit K, with product MRYTLILGFVLFIIGLWGMLTRKNLFKIVIGFSIIDTGIHLIIVTIGYLKGKTAPILDKMVTPGNAVQKVVDPIPSALVLTAIVIGLAVTALMLSYIVRLYKHKRSLSIEDYRELKW
- a CDS encoding 4-oxalocrotonate tautomerase family protein, producing the protein MPIITLENADELSKEKKQLLIKRLTEVVSEITGKNEKYIYVRIDEVPRENFGIGGKSLS
- a CDS encoding Na+/H+ antiporter subunit E encodes the protein MRIFKRSVLLFIFLFLIWFLLTGFKTQELIAGAVVALLITVIYNSQTLAFEEFKLTPKSFVYSIIYIFIFIIELLKSNFDVASRVASPTLPINPGIVKVKTKLKSKMGRLILANSITLTPGTLTVETKDEFFYIHWINISTENIEDTSKEIISRFERYLEVIFG
- a CDS encoding ABC-F family ATP-binding cassette domain-containing protein yields the protein MKDITLNAVKKSFGGYDVLKNLSFELIHGEKIGLIGRNGSGKTTIFRLITGSEEQDAGSISIAHGASIGYIEQIPVYTDGTQVIDVLKQSCQHIFDLRRELRELEQKISKTKDLSAQQKLMSKYEKKQLRFEHLEGYDIDVKLEIVCTGLKITEEMLNRDYNSLSGGEKTRVMLGQIFLNHPDVLLLDEPTNHLDIESIEWLEDFISQYKGSAIIVAHDRYFLDATVTKIVELEDGKAKTYKGNYSKYIELRDEEIRRQFASYKNQQKKIEAMEEAIKRFRDWGTRKDNPDMFKKAMNMERRLQRIERIEKPTEAKKMGLNLSSTERSGNDVIKLHDVSKTYETQKVLHDLELSVYYQDHICILGKNGTGKSTIFKIVMNEIQPDKGEVRLGSRLNIGYLEQEVQFDDDNEPILDAYRRMFPMHEDKARTALARFLFFGDDVFKKLGNLSGGEKVRFQLCVLMKRNPNLLLLDEPTNHLDIDSMEMLEEALSEYRGTILFISHDRYFINKIAHKVLELEDHTLHEYLGNYDFYKQKKTENSSTFHPEPVMQKKPDSQLDHESRRKAANEEKSRIRRLNEIEKQVEIIEEKTAQIEKDIEVFGRDYEKLLELYKERNELQKSLDALLKEWAELDARQQAN
- a CDS encoding Na+/H+ antiporter subunit G, whose protein sequence is MNLLDIIGAIITLIGSLFLLLGSIGILRMPDVYNRMQAGTKATTLGSMLFLLGLGLSYIECGCIGRIIILILFIIFTNPISSHALARAAHHAGVKLTEKSVRDNLRDDEQKEGART
- a CDS encoding sodium:proton antiporter, which translates into the protein MIKRILIIAILILIVVIFLPFVKNIVLKDSLNSLSSDYIETTSKDLKAANIVTGVVVTFRGLDTLGEVTVLFIATAGVGFLLRRKHEKSGKVKKRPASEILSTGASFLFPLVIFFGVYIFLHGHLTPGGGFQGGVIIASAFLLLLLSNIHFQFNHNILHWVESLSGAIYVLLGLLGLILLGSFLDPRFLPLGTLGKLLSAGAIPLIYSFIGLKVGSELSNILDSLRGAEE